Within Mucilaginibacter inviolabilis, the genomic segment GATAGTTTTCGATAGTCAACGGATCGGGCTGCTGCTGGCTCCAACTACGTAACATAGGCGTCCATACACCTGCCGGCGCAACAGCGTTCACCCGAATACCAAAAGGCGCGTAATCAAGCGCCATTGATTTGGTAAGGGCATTAACAGCTCCTTTGGTAGCGCTGTATGCCGCATGGATCTCCTGCCCTATCTCCCCTACAAGACTGCTGGTATTTAAAATATTCCCTTTCGTTTTTTTGAGTTCATCAATGCCAAAACGGGTGGTATTATAAATGCCTTTTACATTCACATCGAACACTTTATCCCACTCTTCTACCGTAGTTTCGTGTACAGCTTTTGAGGGGTTGGATATACCGGCGTTATTATGGATCACATCTATCCCGCCAAAACGAGCTACGGTTTCGGCAATGGCGCGCTGCATATCATCAGTTATGGATACGTCGGCATTTATAAATAATATTTCGGTTGCAGGTAGTTTTGATTTTGCCTGTTCAATACTGCTTTCGTTATTGGAAATGATGCTCAACCGGGCCCCGGCGGCGCTGTATACTTTGGCGCATTCCCAACCGATACCCTCGGTGCCCCCGGTCAAAAAAATCACTTTGTTGTTGAGTATCATATATTTTATAGTTAAAATCAAGGCAGAACATCAGCTATCGCGTAACTGCTTTTCCTCGAAATTTATTAGTCGTCTGGTTAAATTGGTACTTGCAGAACAATTCAAAAGTAAAGCCCTGCGCTATTGTTTATAATAGGCAAAACATTTTTTTTAATGGATTATTCAACTAAAAATGAAGCGATAAGTACAGGATATTGGCAAAATGTTGTCATGGGTATTCAATATGGCTTAAATGATTGTATTTGCAGATTGTTTTATCTATAATAGCGTTAGATATTACACAACGATCTGTTAATGATGTAATATTCCATTATAAACCAATTGTTACCTTCATGAATAGCACCTTAAAAAGACGGGATGGCTTTATAGGAGAAAAGATGTTGGCCATCCCCCCAAAAATACTGCGGGAAGCGAAAGACAAAAACCCTGAGCTTTTCCGCATCTATATTACTTATATAGGTTATTTCCCCAAAGCCGCCGCCCATTACCGCGAGCGCAGGAAGGGATGTGAGGACAATATCCTGATCTATTGCCTGCAAGGGAAAGGACATTATATATTGGATAATAAACGCTATGAGGTAACATCCAATCAATTTATCATTATACCGGCTACGGATAAATACATCCGTTACTGGGCCGACAAGGACGATCCCTGGACAATTTATTGGGTACATTATACCGGTGAAAATATCCGGGCCCTTAACCAGTCGCTCAACCTATATATCAACAAAGGCCCTATCCCAATACCTTTTAATGAAAAAGCCATAGAGATATGGCAAAATATTTATCAAACCCTGGAAATGGGTTACAGCATCGAGAACCTGTGTAACGCCGCCTTTTGTCTGCATCATTTGGTAGCCACGTTTCTGTTTCCGCAGCGACATGTGCAACATGATAAAGAGAATAATGGCGATATGATCACCAAAACCATCAATCATATGCGGCTTCATATCAGTCAAAAGCTTACTGTGGAAGATATGGCTATCAGGCATAGCTTATCAGTATCGCATTTTTCCAACATTTTCCGGAAGGCCACAGGTATGCCGCCTATTGATTATTTTATCCAGCTCAAAATGCAAAAGGCTTGCCAGTTGCTTTATGCTCATGATGATAAAATAAAGGCGGTAGCTGCCGATCTTGGCTATGATGATCCATACTACTTTTCGCGGATATTTAAGAAGTATGTGGGCTCCTCGCCGGAAGCTTATCGGGTTACGGCGAAGAATACGGGGTAACCAATCAATTCCGGGTGTCATGTTGAGCCTGTCGAAGCATGGTGGGCGGGCCTTTACGCGCGAGTCTTCGACAGGCTCAGACTGACAGACCTGCTTGTTTCCTCCCCCTACCTTCCCCAGGCTTTATTAGGCTTAGGCCCCATCACCAGTTCTAATGTGGCACCGGATGCGATAGCGGCATAATCCAGATAACAATGACGATATGGCCTGCCGTTGAGCGTAGCGCTTTGGATATATACATTGGCAGCCGAATTATTTTTGGCTATGACGGTAAACGCTTTGCCTTTGGCATATTTTGGATCAAGGTTAATCTTTACCTTGCTGAATACCGGGCTGGTGATCTCATAACGCGTATCGCCAGGACAAACCTGGGCTATCCCGCTTGCTGCCAGCACATACCAGGCCGACATCTGCCCCACATCTTCGTTACCTACCAAACCTTCCACTTTGTTATGATAAGCACGCTGGCAAATGATTCTTGTCCACTTTTGAGTTAACCATGGCGCACCTAAACGATTAAATAAAAACGGCACATGGTGCACTGGCTCGTTGGCGTGGTTGTAATAATCGTTCCAAAGCAAATTGGCGGGGGCTTTTTCAAAAAAGTTGGTCAGGTCGGCTATGGCTTTTTCATTGCCGCCCAGCAGTTTGGCCAGGCCTTCAACATCCTGCGGAACAAACCAGCCCTGCTGATAGGGGTTGCTTTCTACCGTACCATAACCCTGCTGCAACCTGCCGGTAGCGGGCCACTCCTGCCAGTCGCCGTTATCTTTTTTCGGGCGGAACCAGTTTTTATCTTTATCCCATACATTTTTATAGGCCAGGGCCTTTTCGGCATATTTAGCGGCATCCTCTTTTTTACCGAGTGATTTAGCCAACTGCGCTATACACCAATCAAAATAGGCATACTCCAACGTTCCGGATATGCTGTTACCGCCAGTGGTAAAACCACGCTGCCCATTGCCGTCCTTAGTATTGGTATTCACGCTGTATTCATACGCTTTATTTACATCATAACCACGGATACCTTTGGCATAAGCATCAGCAATAACAGATATAGAAGGACTACCGATCATACAACCACTGTACGCGTTCAGCAACTCCCAGCGATCAAAAAAATGTGAGCCATTTTCAGTCGCCAGTGTAACCTGCGAATTGATGAGATCATTCACCAAACCCGGATTGATCAAAGTTTGCAAAGGCATCTGACTGCGGAACACATCCCAGCCGCTAAAGATAGTACGCTTGGTAAAATGATCGGCCACATGTGGTTTCAGATCGCCGCCGGGATATTTCCCGTCAACATCCTGAAACGTGCGCGGGTCTATCATGGTGTGGTACATGGCGGTATAAAAATTATATTTTTCTTCGGTTGTACCGCCGGTTACCTGTATTTTTGATAAGGCTTTATTCCACAAGGCACGGGCCTGTTGATGAACCTTGTCAAAGTCATAGTCCTTAATTTCGGTCTCCAGGTTGTTTTTTGCACCTTCGATACTATTGTAAGAGATACCTGTCTTTAATATTACCTGTTCATTAGCTTTGGTGTCAAAATCGGTATAAAAACCCAGGTGTTTGCCCAGTTTTTCTTTGGTACCAGGCAATATAGTTGCATGGGCGATGATGTCCTGGTATTTGGCACTTTCAATATCTTCCAGTTTACGGGTTTGGCCCTGTGGGATATTGGCGCTCCATACTCCATATTCTTTTAAGGGTTTATTGAATTGGGCATAAAAGTAAACGGTGTAAAAAGCATGTCCTGCACCATTGCCCCAGCCACCGCCTTCAGGCGTACATTTTATCCAGCCTTGTATGGTATGGTCGTCGACCACTTTTACATATTGATTAACCGAAGTACCGCCAACACGGCGGGCCAGATCTATCTGAATCCTCGAACCACTATTTTGGGGAAACGTAAACCGCATGATACCGCAATGTGGTGTAGCTGTAAGTTCTGATTTGATCTGATGATCTGTCAGCAGTACCGAATAATAACCGGCCGATGCTTTCTCGCTGGCTTTATCATAGTAGGAACGGTAACCATCGTGATGCCCTTCCTTACCAGCACTCGTTTTTAATGTTCCCGCGGTAGGCATCACCAAAAAATTACCCAGATCGCCATACCAGCCAATGCCGCTCATTTGGGTGAGGGCAAAACCCTCTATAGTTTTATGCTCATAGCTATAACCCGGCCCGTTATCTCCGCCCGTTATGGTATTCGGACTTACCTGCACCATCCCAAACGGTACGGCAGCACCCGGAAAAGTTTTACCTAGCCCCGCAGGATTACCCGCCGACTGCATATTGGTACTGGCACCTATAAAAGGGTTCACATAGTCGGCCAGTTGTTTTTGCTGAGCAAATAGCGTGGTACTGAAAGATATAGACAGGCTGATACCTGCAATTTTTAGTATATTATTTTTGAGCATGTTTTATTACTAAGGTCTATTGATAGCCGATCAACAACATATTACTGGTTTAACAACTAACAGGATGGTAAAAATATACCCGAACCCTATTACCTAACATAGATTAAAACACGATGTTGATGGATTATATATGGAAACAATAGCAAATTTATGATTTAGCCCGGTTTTATGGTATACCAGGCTGTTATTAACGTCTTTTTTACAATGAATGTGGGGTGATTACAAAAAGTTTGTCATGCTGAGGAACGAAGCATCTATTCATGAACCATGCTTCACGGAGAATAGATTCTTCGTTCCTCAGAATGACAAGGGGTGGTATAAATCCAAGGAGCTCTTTTACACCCGTGTCAACTTCACCGGAGCTGTGTGGTAAGCGTTCCACTGGCATACGTAAACATTTTTATCCTCATCAACACAAACGTCATGACCATGCTGAAAAATTGGATTAACCGCCTGTAAGGTTGGTTGTAATACCCCATTTTTATAAACCGGTGCGGCACCACCAGGGTTTGACACCACTTTATCCTTCGCATCCAATACGGTTACAAAACCCGAGTAATCAAAGCGTTTGCCAGCTGCGTCTTTCGACCAGCATACACCGGCATAAATATTTTGCTCATTGATCACCGCCCGGCAAACGTACATGCCCGGCATATCAATGCGCTTGATGAATTTACCATCGAGCGTAAATACTTTAAAACAGTTTTCTTCGCGTGAGGTACATATCAACGTTGGGTTATTTTTATCGCGGGTATCAACCGTAACGCCATGCGCGTTAATCAGGTTATGATCCTTATTGGTATTGTGATGACCACCAAAGTGATTGATGTATTGCCCTTTGCTGTTGTAATGGATAATATAATCGGAGCCATAACCATCGGCCACATAAATATCGCCGTTGGGTGCTACAGCGGTTTCGGTGGGTTTAAAGGGCTCGTCGTCTTTATAAATACCAATGGTTCGGGGGTGACCTATCGCAAATATCAGTTTACCATCGAGCGTGGTTTTCAATACCTGGCCCGATTGGCCATAGTTATTACCCGTTCTGTCCAGGGCCCATCCACAATCGGTCAATAATAAAAAATCTTCGCCGCCTTCTTTGCTGATACTTAACCCATGACCACCAGGCAATGAGGTTCCCCAGTAATCAAGCAGTTTGCCCGATTTATCAAATATCAGGATGTTGTTGTGGGTATGGTCGCCCAGCATAATGAGGCGGCCTTTGCTGTCCTGTACCATTTCATGGCAATTGGCCAGCGGATTACTGTTTACGCTGATCTTAGCCCAGTTTTTATCGGCTTTATAGGTAAATTCTCCCTGTCCGATGGTTTGGTCGTTTGGTTTCATATCCTGATGTAATATAGCAAAACTTTTAGCTGGCGCGGCGGCAACCAGGGCGGATGCAATAGCCGAATTCTTTATAAAATTTCTTCTCGATTTCTCCATGGTTTTATAATTGTTCTATTGTATGAACATAATGCTAAGGTAGTATATTTTCTGTCAAATTATCAGCCTCAAAAAAGAGAAATTATTTATCGTTACGATTTTAAAAATGAATAACAAAATACGTTTTGAAAACTTGTATTTTTCGCAGATAATTAAAAACATAAACCGGACAAACATCCAGTACGTATAAGAGCAGGACGACTGCTTAATAAAATGTAACATCAAGGGACTATACATTTAATATATTGAAATTAAATATTTAGTTTTAAAAATTGATCACTATTAACCATACCAGCACTAACTGAATTGATATATGGCGGGATTTGCGGCGCTTATTACCTTTTTCTTATGTACACAACTGCGTAAAAATCTAAAACGGGATGGTGTCAATTCGCCATGGTCACAATATCTGCTGTATGCCATGTGTACGGCGATTGCACTTATGGCCATGAGTTTTAATTATGAGAGCAGGCCTATTTTTCAGCTGCTTATTTATGTATTAGCTACCGGGGTGGTTACGCTGCCCTACACCGTAGAGGAGTTTAGGTCGAGCCGCTCTCTCGTTAATGCGGTAATCCCTATCGTAGCGGTTGGCCTTCTTACTTTTGCCTGCGAGCATTTATTCCCCAAGCTTTACGAAAGCATTGACACTTTTATGGAGAGTGCCATATGGTTTGCTGTAATCTGGTTCTG encodes:
- a CDS encoding SDR family NAD(P)-dependent oxidoreductase translates to MILNNKVIFLTGGTEGIGWECAKVYSAAGARLSIISNNESSIEQAKSKLPATEILFINADVSITDDMQRAIAETVARFGGIDVIHNNAGISNPSKAVHETTVEEWDKVFDVNVKGIYNTTRFGIDELKKTKGNILNTSSLVGEIGQEIHAAYSATKGAVNALTKSMALDYAPFGIRVNAVAPAGVWTPMLRSWSQQQPDPLTIENYLDGIHALGYCPEGDVIADACLFLISEQARFITGCILPVSGGAELGYRRVMNAPNQ
- a CDS encoding AraC family transcriptional regulator, yielding MNSTLKRRDGFIGEKMLAIPPKILREAKDKNPELFRIYITYIGYFPKAAAHYRERRKGCEDNILIYCLQGKGHYILDNKRYEVTSNQFIIIPATDKYIRYWADKDDPWTIYWVHYTGENIRALNQSLNLYINKGPIPIPFNEKAIEIWQNIYQTLEMGYSIENLCNAAFCLHHLVATFLFPQRHVQHDKENNGDMITKTINHMRLHISQKLTVEDMAIRHSLSVSHFSNIFRKATGMPPIDYFIQLKMQKACQLLYAHDDKIKAVAADLGYDDPYYFSRIFKKYVGSSPEAYRVTAKNTG
- a CDS encoding GH92 family glycosyl hydrolase, translated to MLKNNILKIAGISLSISFSTTLFAQQKQLADYVNPFIGASTNMQSAGNPAGLGKTFPGAAVPFGMVQVSPNTITGGDNGPGYSYEHKTIEGFALTQMSGIGWYGDLGNFLVMPTAGTLKTSAGKEGHHDGYRSYYDKASEKASAGYYSVLLTDHQIKSELTATPHCGIMRFTFPQNSGSRIQIDLARRVGGTSVNQYVKVVDDHTIQGWIKCTPEGGGWGNGAGHAFYTVYFYAQFNKPLKEYGVWSANIPQGQTRKLEDIESAKYQDIIAHATILPGTKEKLGKHLGFYTDFDTKANEQVILKTGISYNSIEGAKNNLETEIKDYDFDKVHQQARALWNKALSKIQVTGGTTEEKYNFYTAMYHTMIDPRTFQDVDGKYPGGDLKPHVADHFTKRTIFSGWDVFRSQMPLQTLINPGLVNDLINSQVTLATENGSHFFDRWELLNAYSGCMIGSPSISVIADAYAKGIRGYDVNKAYEYSVNTNTKDGNGQRGFTTGGNSISGTLEYAYFDWCIAQLAKSLGKKEDAAKYAEKALAYKNVWDKDKNWFRPKKDNGDWQEWPATGRLQQGYGTVESNPYQQGWFVPQDVEGLAKLLGGNEKAIADLTNFFEKAPANLLWNDYYNHANEPVHHVPFLFNRLGAPWLTQKWTRIICQRAYHNKVEGLVGNEDVGQMSAWYVLAASGIAQVCPGDTRYEITSPVFSKVKINLDPKYAKGKAFTVIAKNNSAANVYIQSATLNGRPYRHCYLDYAAIASGATLELVMGPKPNKAWGR
- a CDS encoding twin-arginine translocation signal domain-containing protein; protein product: MEKSRRNFIKNSAIASALVAAAPAKSFAILHQDMKPNDQTIGQGEFTYKADKNWAKISVNSNPLANCHEMVQDSKGRLIMLGDHTHNNILIFDKSGKLLDYWGTSLPGGHGLSISKEGGEDFLLLTDCGWALDRTGNNYGQSGQVLKTTLDGKLIFAIGHPRTIGIYKDDEPFKPTETAVAPNGDIYVADGYGSDYIIHYNSKGQYINHFGGHHNTNKDHNLINAHGVTVDTRDKNNPTLICTSREENCFKVFTLDGKFIKRIDMPGMYVCRAVINEQNIYAGVCWSKDAAGKRFDYSGFVTVLDAKDKVVSNPGGAAPVYKNGVLQPTLQAVNPIFQHGHDVCVDEDKNVYVCQWNAYHTAPVKLTRV